The Nitratidesulfovibrio sp. SRB-5 genome includes a window with the following:
- a CDS encoding L,D-transpeptidase family protein: MHRSTIRALHRLLPAAALLLSLFCPLSAAADGWHARIPDDAGTPRRLVAVDKEDQKLHIYERHSPLKLAASYVCTTGQATGDKQTAGDLKTPEGIYFVVNKLSAGLDMEMYGGIAYTLNYPNPVDKLRRKTGSGIWIHSKGHDIVPRETKGCIALNRADIDKTGKLFVPGTPVAVAGDVSTDASPPKEDKATARKLEDKVKGWAKAWGSRSPAMFDYYDADAYTAAQDESFTAFRSQKERLFKQLPWIQTSVSDVQVMQGPGYWVTWFNQYYRAPNMTTEGIRRLYWQPDKKGEYRIVGMEWVPADVGMEANYLETVSPQVTAFVEKWRKAWERGDVKNYIACYAGDAEQAPRKGAASIRQQKQELWRKAKPAKVQLKGLRIEAVAGGVRADMTQDYRDVTGYSDRGVKTLLLRQDGQSWEIVKEEWSPAAR; the protein is encoded by the coding sequence ATGCATCGAAGCACCATCCGCGCCCTCCACCGCCTGCTGCCTGCCGCTGCCCTGCTGCTTTCCCTTTTCTGTCCCCTGTCCGCCGCCGCCGACGGGTGGCACGCGCGCATCCCCGACGATGCGGGCACGCCGCGCCGACTGGTGGCCGTGGACAAGGAAGACCAGAAGCTGCACATCTACGAGCGCCACAGTCCGCTCAAGCTCGCCGCCAGCTACGTCTGCACCACCGGTCAGGCCACGGGCGACAAGCAGACCGCAGGCGACCTGAAAACCCCCGAAGGCATCTACTTCGTGGTCAACAAGCTGTCCGCCGGGCTGGACATGGAGATGTACGGCGGCATCGCCTACACCCTGAACTACCCCAACCCCGTGGACAAGCTGCGCCGCAAGACCGGCTCCGGCATCTGGATCCACAGCAAGGGGCACGACATCGTCCCGCGCGAGACCAAGGGCTGCATCGCCCTGAACCGGGCCGACATCGACAAGACGGGCAAGCTGTTCGTGCCCGGCACGCCCGTTGCCGTGGCAGGCGACGTAAGCACCGACGCGTCTCCCCCCAAGGAAGACAAGGCCACCGCCCGCAAGCTCGAAGACAAGGTCAAGGGCTGGGCCAAGGCCTGGGGTTCGCGCTCGCCCGCCATGTTCGACTATTACGATGCCGATGCCTACACCGCCGCGCAGGACGAATCGTTCACCGCGTTCCGCAGCCAGAAGGAACGGCTGTTCAAGCAACTGCCGTGGATACAGACCTCCGTTTCCGACGTGCAGGTGATGCAGGGCCCCGGCTACTGGGTGACCTGGTTCAACCAGTACTACCGCGCCCCCAACATGACCACCGAAGGCATCCGCCGCCTGTACTGGCAGCCCGACAAGAAGGGCGAGTACCGCATCGTGGGCATGGAATGGGTGCCCGCCGACGTGGGCATGGAAGCCAACTACCTTGAGACGGTTTCGCCGCAGGTTACCGCCTTTGTGGAAAAATGGCGCAAGGCGTGGGAACGCGGCGACGTGAAGAACTACATCGCCTGCTACGCGGGCGACGCGGAACAGGCGCCGCGCAAGGGCGCCGCGTCCATCCGCCAGCAGAAGCAGGAACTGTGGCGCAAGGCCAAGCCCGCCAAGGTCCAGCTGAAGGGCCTGCGCATAGAGGCCGTGGCTGGCGGCGTACGCGCCGACATGACCCAGGACTACCGTGACGTCACCGGCTACTCCGACCGAGGCGTGAAGACCCTGCTGCTGCGCCAGGACGGCCAGAGCTGGGAAATCGTCAAGGAAGAATGGAGCCCCGCCGCCCGATGA
- the pyrE gene encoding orotate phosphoribosyltransferase, whose product MNDLRTRLARLLVEKSYREGDFTLTSGRKSDYYFDCKQTALHAEGSWLIGSLFNELLRDVPVVGVGGMTLGADPLISATTVISHERGRPLAGFIVRKQPKGHGTDQYVEGLANFAPGDPVAMLEDVVTTGGSLLKACERVEAAGLRIVAVCTVLDREEGGRQAIKDAGYDLISIFTRKELVDAARS is encoded by the coding sequence ATGAACGACCTTCGCACCCGCCTGGCCCGCCTGCTTGTGGAAAAATCATACCGCGAGGGTGACTTTACCCTTACCTCGGGCCGGAAGAGCGACTACTACTTCGACTGCAAGCAGACCGCCCTGCACGCCGAGGGTTCGTGGCTCATCGGTTCGCTGTTCAACGAACTGCTGCGCGACGTGCCGGTGGTGGGCGTGGGCGGCATGACCCTGGGCGCCGACCCGCTGATTTCCGCCACCACGGTCATCTCGCACGAGCGGGGCCGCCCCCTGGCGGGCTTCATCGTGCGCAAGCAGCCCAAGGGGCACGGCACCGACCAGTACGTGGAAGGCCTGGCCAATTTTGCCCCCGGAGACCCGGTTGCCATGCTGGAAGACGTTGTCACCACTGGCGGTTCCCTGTTAAAGGCTTGCGAACGGGTAGAGGCTGCGGGCCTGCGCATCGTGGCCGTGTGCACCGTGCTGGACCGCGAGGAAGGCGGCAGGCAGGCCATCAAGGATGCCGGGTACGACCTGATCTCGATCTTTACCCGCAAGGAACTGGTGGACGCCGCGCGCTCCTAG
- the purB gene encoding adenylosuccinate lyase yields the protein MIDRYSRPEMARIWTLENRFRAWLDVELAVCEAWHRLGVIGADDMRVIREKADFDVDRILEIEQETRHDVIAFLTAVEEKVGPSARFIHLGCTSSDIVDTANGLLLAQAGELILKGFERLLSTLETLAFANKGRLCMGRTHGIHAEPTSFGLKMAGFHAEFQRHVARFRDGLESVRVGKISGAVGTYAMLDPRVEAIACEILGLAVDPISTQVIQRDRHAHFFTSLALAAGGVERLCVELRHLQRTEVLEAEEGFAKGQKGSSAMPHKKNPISAENMTGLSRLIRTNSLAAMENMALWHERDISHSSVERVIMPDSTILMDYVLHRLSGLLSNLRVIPENMDRNLAGSYGLYYSQRVLLALVESGMARQEAYVMVQRCAMQSWETRKPFPDMVRADADISARLAPSVLDELFDPGYYLRHENMIFDRVFGRS from the coding sequence ATGATCGACCGTTACTCCCGCCCAGAGATGGCCCGCATCTGGACCCTCGAAAACCGCTTCCGCGCCTGGCTCGACGTTGAACTGGCCGTGTGCGAGGCCTGGCACCGCCTGGGGGTCATCGGCGCGGACGACATGCGCGTCATCCGCGAAAAGGCCGACTTCGACGTGGACCGCATCCTGGAAATCGAGCAGGAAACCCGCCACGACGTCATCGCCTTCCTCACCGCCGTGGAAGAAAAGGTGGGCCCCTCGGCCCGGTTCATCCACCTGGGCTGCACCTCTTCGGACATTGTGGACACGGCCAACGGCCTGCTGCTGGCCCAGGCCGGGGAACTGATCCTGAAAGGCTTCGAGCGGCTGCTGTCCACCCTGGAAACCCTGGCCTTCGCCAACAAGGGCCGCCTGTGCATGGGCCGCACCCACGGCATCCACGCCGAACCCACCAGCTTCGGCCTGAAGATGGCGGGCTTCCACGCCGAATTCCAGCGCCACGTGGCCCGCTTCCGCGACGGGCTTGAAAGCGTGCGCGTGGGCAAGATTTCCGGCGCCGTGGGCACCTACGCCATGCTCGACCCCCGCGTGGAAGCCATTGCCTGCGAAATCCTGGGGCTGGCCGTGGACCCCATTTCCACCCAGGTCATCCAGCGCGACCGGCACGCCCATTTCTTCACCTCGCTGGCGCTGGCCGCTGGCGGCGTGGAACGGCTGTGCGTGGAACTGCGCCACCTGCAACGCACCGAGGTGCTGGAGGCGGAAGAAGGCTTCGCCAAGGGCCAGAAGGGTTCGTCGGCCATGCCGCACAAGAAGAACCCCATCTCGGCGGAAAACATGACCGGCCTTTCGCGCCTGATCCGCACCAACTCGCTGGCCGCCATGGAAAACATGGCCCTGTGGCACGAACGCGACATCAGCCATTCCTCCGTGGAACGGGTCATCATGCCCGACTCCACCATCCTCATGGACTACGTGCTGCACCGCCTGTCGGGCCTGCTGTCCAACCTGCGGGTGATCCCCGAGAACATGGACCGCAACCTGGCCGGTTCGTACGGGCTGTACTATTCGCAGCGCGTGCTGCTGGCCCTGGTGGAATCGGGCATGGCCCGCCAGGAGGCTTACGTGATGGTGCAGCGCTGCGCCATGCAGAGCTGGGAAACCAGAAAGCCCTTCCCGGACATGGTGCGGGCCGACGCGGACATCTCCGCGCGCCTTGCCCCTTCCGTCCTTGATGAACTGTTTGATCCCGGCTACTATCTGCGCCACGAAAACATGATCTTCGATCGGGTGTTCGGTCGCAGCTGA
- a CDS encoding FmdB family zinc ribbon protein, producing the protein MPIYEYRCSDCEQIFEEWLKTFDEAPRSCPVCGGHADRIVSNTSFVLKGGGWYVTDYGNRSSTDSHASANAEASANGDAGANGSGGANGSGGSGDTGGSGGSADSGTAAASSGTATSGASPAKCASAAPSGGCAAASATGS; encoded by the coding sequence ATGCCCATCTACGAATATCGTTGCAGCGACTGCGAGCAGATCTTCGAGGAATGGCTGAAAACCTTCGACGAAGCCCCCCGCTCCTGTCCGGTGTGCGGTGGTCACGCCGACCGCATCGTGTCCAACACCAGTTTCGTGCTCAAGGGCGGCGGCTGGTACGTCACCGACTACGGTAACCGCTCGTCCACCGATTCGCATGCGAGCGCCAACGCCGAGGCCTCTGCCAACGGCGACGCCGGGGCCAATGGGTCCGGCGGGGCCAATGGATCGGGTGGATCGGGCGACACGGGTGGATCGGGCGGCTCCGCCGACTCCGGAACTGCCGCCGCGTCGTCCGGCACAGCCACTTCGGGCGCCAGCCCGGCCAAGTGTGCCTCGGCCGCCCCTTCGGGCGGCTGCGCCGCCGCGTCGGCCACAGGCTCGTAA
- a CDS encoding ATP-dependent sacrificial sulfur transferase LarE translates to MPHHMSSTDPTAQPSALPPALPPALLDLLTTMPELAVALSGGLDSRFLTHAALLAGCRVTALHITGPHMPPRETAEARRWATARGATFTTVPLDPLTIPAIAAGDRDRCYHCKHAAFTALLATAAPLPLCDGTNADDLTAYRPGLRALRELGIRSPLAEAGLAKADIRALAARTGMDRPNQAARPCLLTRLAYGMRPDAATLARLAAAEEELEDLGLWDFRLRLAPGAPPCLQLGPAHAMPQAATAGTTAAGTTPANFALPPPDALHRILARHGFVDAAIEADGPVSGYFDR, encoded by the coding sequence ATGCCACACCATATGAGTTCCACAGACCCCACTGCCCAGCCCAGTGCCCTGCCCCCTGCCCTGCCCCCTGCCCTGCTTGATTTGCTGACCACCATGCCGGAACTGGCGGTGGCCCTTTCCGGCGGGCTGGACAGCCGCTTCCTGACCCACGCCGCCCTGCTGGCAGGCTGCCGCGTCACCGCCCTGCACATCACCGGCCCGCACATGCCCCCCCGCGAAACGGCAGAAGCCCGCCGCTGGGCCACCGCGCGCGGGGCCACCTTCACCACCGTGCCGCTGGACCCGCTGACCATCCCGGCCATCGCGGCGGGCGACCGCGACCGCTGCTACCACTGCAAGCACGCCGCCTTCACAGCCCTGCTGGCCACGGCAGCCCCCCTGCCCCTGTGCGACGGCACCAATGCCGACGACCTGACCGCCTACCGCCCCGGCCTGCGCGCCCTGCGCGAACTGGGCATCCGTTCGCCGCTGGCCGAGGCGGGCCTTGCCAAGGCCGACATCCGCGCCCTGGCGGCGCGCACCGGCATGGACAGGCCGAACCAGGCGGCCCGCCCCTGCCTGCTCACCCGGCTGGCCTACGGCATGCGGCCCGACGCCGCCACCTTGGCCCGCCTTGCCGCCGCGGAAGAGGAACTGGAAGACCTCGGCCTGTGGGACTTTCGCCTGCGGCTTGCGCCGGGTGCCCCGCCCTGCCTGCAACTGGGCCCGGCGCACGCAATGCCGCAAGCCGCCACGGCAGGAACCACGGCGGCAGGCACCACGCCCGCGAACTTCGCACTCCCCCCGCCGGATGCCCTGCACCGGATACTGGCCCGACACGGCTTCGTCGATGCCGCCATCGAGGCGGACGGCCCGGTAAGCGGCTATTTCGACCGCTGA